CCGTTTTTACTGTTTGCAgtacataatatattaataacaatCTTTGACTATTTATCACAAAATATAGTGGTTAATAATATAAATTGGGACGGAGGGACCTATTGAAACTATTTCTTAAAGGCGGTCCAACTAGTAtgttttcaagttcaaagtttataaaattttactTTTGACTTTTCATCTAGGATGGTCAAATCCAGACACAGGGAGAAAATGACTATAGAGACTTTAAAGTGTGCCTCTCCACCTTGAAATGCCACATGGAAACTCAATCGCACTTCATTATAATCATCTTGCCTTGAGGTACAAAGACCATCACTGATCACACACTGAGCCTAGCAAGACTCGAACTGAAACAATGTTGAAAGGTCCCAGGATAGAAGCAGTCTCACAAATGCATAGAACAATGATCCATAATCAGGACAATCAATCAGGAACACGAAtccaaccaaaaaaaaatcaggaaCACCAAAGGTGGAGGTCATTATATGGAAAAAGTAGCACTATTTGTCACAAGCATTTCCATCCTCAAAGATGTTTCAAATATAAGAAAacctaatttttttaaaaacaaaaccATCATATCCAGTGACATGATTTTTCTAAAGCAGCAGTTGTCCTATTAATCTCTTATAAGTCCAGAATAGCAGTGCAGGAGTACTTGTATATCATTTAGAAGACATTTATGAACCATAATTTCAAACAACATCCCAACAAAAAGAGAATGCTAGGAAACTATTGCTCAGTTCCAAACACTTCCATTTCAGGAGTTCTTCAATTTCAGGAGGCAACTTACACCTACAACCTGTCTATTTGAAACATAAACCTCTGTTatccctttctttcctttttttctttttttgttcggGGGGTGGGGGACGTAACCATGAGGTTCCAACATAATCTCCATAATTGTTCTAGGAGTTGTTCTCTCCTGTGCATCAATGCATCATCACACAAAACTCCAACAATCTATACTATATGTTTAAAGGACTTCCTCACGTGTAGCCTCAATAACTCTAGGTTGCCACAACATCACAACAAATGACTTGGCATATGACATAGTGGCGTGGTATTTGGATAGTTGTGCTTCCTCCCAGAGGGAGAAAGAAAAACCACACAGTTCCTTGAACCTTATACCAGACTAGCATTCCTACTACTAAGCTATAGTTATAGCTCATATTTCGTTCGCCAAGAGAAAAATTGAAATAGCATTTAAAGTAGGAgcaccagaaaaaaaaaaaaatgtgccctgcttttcctttctcttcaatGATACCAAAACACGCAGCACGCTGCAAGTGAACTATCCCTTTTCCTGTCCATGACATTTACAGGAAACTGCAATGTCTCTTCTTATTTTATGGTGACTGATGATTTTGAAGCGGCGTAAGACTTGAGGGACAAAACGGTCGTTTCTCTTCAGCAAATTTAAGTTACTTCAATGGATAAATCTTCCCGAATAAATGGCTCCTTAACTAATAGCCCAATAATAGTTTCTTAATATCTAGAACCCAATtggcaaataatgaataatataaaatGCCTGCCAATTCCtcaattcaatttcaatttttacttatacataaCGACAACTTCATTAGAAGCTGTTAGACTTTGTAATTGAAAAGATGGGGGGATGGGAACatcaaaccctttaaatgtaCTCAGCCTATTGTTTCACAATTCAAACTAATACACAAAAATCACAGGTAGGTAAGTTCATGGTTGTTGGGTTCTTTTCTTGGGTTTATTACTAATTCTTCCTATCCCTGCCCTTCTCTATCCTCATCCCGCAGAGTGCAAGGTCTTGGTTCCTACCTCGAAATATAGAATGTAATAGTTTTACTTCTTAGGTGGAAATGATATTTTCTCTTCCTATTGTTTGTTGCTTTATACTAGTCTGGTATACTAATCTGAACCATAGAGACAACTAATTTAATGTTCTTGGTCTCAAAATGAAAGTCGAGAACAAAAAAGAATGGTCCAGGTTCGTTGACATCGGATAGAACTCCTGGATTAGGTTTTGCTGGTTATGATTCAATACTCAAACTCCATAGCATTCTATAGAAGTAATGACACACAACTACAATGGTCAAAGATGCAAAATAAAACGCCTATTTTGGGTTTTACTCCCTCTATTCTTTTATGTTCTACTCACTTTCCATTTTCGTCGTTCCTTGAAGATTTACTAACTCTCTCTGTATTCCTTTTAAAGTAACGGTACGTCCCTCCTTTTAGACTACCTTGATCCTGCATGAGACTAATTTAAACACTTTGATAATACTTTAGTTTTTCTCTGTCCTTTGGAAAGGTAGAACTACTCCACATGGGTGGTCCTTTCCTCCATTCTCCTTAAACTTTGTGTGTACTGAgtagaagaaaaaagaacagaggTAGTACCAAAAATGTGTTTCGGTTTTAAAATTCCTTAGtattctttcaaaaaaaaaacctagtTTTGGCAGTTTGGAATTACATTGAACTTGAATTCCTAGTAGGCTGCTGCATTTCCTTTTTAATGGTCTTCTACTCCCTATAAATCCTTGCTTAACTTCACATGATTTGTAATCTCACTTATCAGCAAATCCATACAGCTACTTTGTGTTGTATTAGAAGATTAAATACACTAGTCCCCCTGGAATTTAGTTCTTTGTGTAGATTTTTTTGGCTATGGCATTGACTACTCTGAAAAGTATGCCATTTAACTTTGCCTTAGCTTTTGTACACAAATTCCAGTCCATTTCAGCCCTAAACCTGCTAGTCCTCCCTTCTCTAGACCTCAATTTCTTCTGTCTTCCAAGCAATTTTCTCTTCCCATTACTGTGCTTTCAGCTAAAAATTTCACCTTTTCTAATGATTACCTTCTACGTTTGAGTTTTTAATTAAACATAAATAAATGTCATATATGAGATTAGGATGATAATTGATACGACTAATGTCTTCTAAAAATTACTGCAagattaaaaaattaattatcaaaattcaacatcattaCATAACCCTATAATGATATTGAGTTTTGACAATCAATTTTTTAATCTTGcagtaatttttaattattattttattagtcATATTAATTATCATCCTAATCTCACATCCTGAATTACACTGTACGAAACAAGTTTGAACAAAAGACATCATGATAATATGAAGTATGGGATCACATTATATTTACTTCACGGATGTAAGCGGTGGAGCGGCCATGACAAAAGGAAAGTGGACGACTATTTAGGAACATTTGTAAATAAGGAGAGATGTTTGACATAACGGAGAATGTACAATTGTGCATAAACAAGTTTCGAGTTTTTCCAGTATAATCTGTTTTAAATTATGAACTCAATGTCATTGACTATAGCCAATAAAAAATTGAGCCTAAATATTGGATTTTTTTTATCATAATTGTAGAATGATGTTTCATGCAAAATTAGAGTTCAGTGAGCACCAGAATTTCCACTCATTTAACAGATAGTCTAATCCTGGATCCATCAAACATACAGCTAATAAATAGGACCAATATATGTACAATTCAGCTAATAAATAGGACCATAATATTTACAATACCCAAGGTCAAGAGCCATGATATGATTCTAAACGCATAATAGAATCGACATAGTTGAACCATTGATTAGTTTCTAATCATAAGCAAATAAGACAACAATTAAATAGATAGTTCAAAAAATCTCATTGAAAAGCTACCTGAAATTGAACCACACAACACCTTCACTCCATTAAGCAACAAAACAGCACATGAATCAAATAAACAAGGAAAAcctcaacaacaacaaataCCTCAACTTTGGCAAACTTTTCTAGTGCTCTTTTCGCCTCTTCTGCCGATTCATACCTTAGAAAAGCAAATTTCTTTCCAGTCTTACTATTCAAAATCAACCTCAAGTCCACAATCTTACCAACTTCTGCAAAAACCTTCTTAATATCTTCCTCCTTGATATCCTTATCCAACCTGCCAATAAAAATCTCCTTCTTTCGCCTCTTCCTTCGCTCCATAGCCTCCAATTCCCCTCTAAACAACTTCCCCTCTCCCGCCTCCTGTCCTCGTCCATCTGCCGCCTCCTCCCCTTCCATCCCCTCTTCCTTCCCGCCCTCGCCAACACCCAAACCCTCACCTTCCTTTCCACATTCTCCACCCCTCTCCTCCCCGCCGCCCACATTGTTGGGAACATTATCAACTTCCATCAATTCCCTTTCTTTCATTTCTGCATTCTCAGCTTGAACTTGTTCTACATCATCCTTCTTATCAACCTCCACCTTGCTCTCCTCTTCCCCTTCCTTGCATACTAAATCATGATTTTCCGCCTTCAATTGAACATTATTACTAGCAGACTTCGATTCCTCATCTTCAACACCAGCTGAAACTGTCGAATTACGGTTCAAAATCAAATCATGAATTTCTGCCTTCAACAAATCACTAATACTAGCACTAGCAGGCTTCAATTCCTTGTCGTCAACAACACCAGCAGAAATCGAGGAAGTAACACCACCTGACATGGAATCATGATTCTCCGCCTTCAATTGAGCACTAGCAGGCTTCAAATTCTCTTCTTCAACGCCACCCGAAACCGTCGAATCAAGGTTCGAAATCGAATGGACATTACCATCAACCTGATCAAGTTGATCACTTTTAGAATCAATTTCAGGTTTTACAACCTTTTTAGGAACCCTCTTAATCACCTTCTTCACAACTTTAACTTTTTTCTTCACCACCTTCTTCGCCTTCTCATTACCAACACCATCATTAGAATTACTCTGATTATTATCACTAACAACCTTATCCTTTCCGTTAACAGGCTCCTCAGAAGCAGAAACGACGACGTCCTGAGGTTTTACGGCTGTTTCCGGCTGTTGTGCTTGAGAAAGTGGCGgagttttctctctcttaagcTCCGGATTTCCGGCGATTAGGGATTCCGAAGAGGAGCCTAAAACGACGCTGCCAAGAGGAGCTTCTCCGGCAGGTTCGGTCACACTGGAGGGTTTTGTTGGCGGCGGGACTAGTTTCCGGGCGGTGGAGCGCCTCTTCGGAGGCATCCGTTTGTTTGGGGTTTACCGAAGAAGAGAGGTGCCGTCGTTGGAAATCTCTGGAAATAGGGATATTACCACGAGGAACTCAAACTGGAATACTAGACCACCAAGCCAGTTATGGGGTGTTTGTTTAGTAGGAAATAaataaacggttttttcatgaaatacccccgaggtttgcaaaaacgcaccaaataccctcgcgtgtttcgattcacataatatacccctatttttttccaagtttgcaccaaatacccctaaaccgaccttccgttagtcctccgttaagtcgtgtttataattcacagaatacccctatttataaacctattgcacaatatacacctattttgaaactaagttgcaccaaatactCAAACTGGTtttaaactgcagaatttgatttccacaaattgttcacctaattaatcaaattaatcaacctaaaagttaaacataaaacaaaaataaaagtaataatcaaagaaaattgaaatgatcaaacaacaaatccaataagaaattgattgaattgaattatattgttgGTGTACATATCGATCAGTGCATTAGTCAAGTTTAAAACTCCACCACCAAATCAATGCGATTTTTTGGTGTAGTAATTACAGGTCAGGCGCTTAGAATGAATGATTTACTTCATTCGTATTAACCTTTTAAACTTATAGGAGCTACCTGTCGTCAATCCTAATCTTCTAGCTCTTTCCCAAAACTCCACCAAATCAGTTGCAATGCTACCgatcaaattccatgtcaagtTCCCAATTTTACCACTTCAATATTTATGAAACAAATGGGTCCCAAGTACTATACCAGCAAGTCAGCAACATCTAAGTACACTCTACAGTCTACACCAACAAAATAATGGCAACAACCAATTTTTCAAATGACAGATTAGTTAATTCCTCTGAATCTCTGGTTGTTTGTCACCAAATTTTTTATCAGGACTTGGTGCCATGTATTCCAGTTACGCTTATGAAGGAACAGATTGAAGTGTGGAGAGGACCGAACCATGAACCTGTGGGGAATGGAACTTTTCTTTCAGCGCGGGAGTCCGTTGAGAATTCCATCAAAAATTTGGTTTGGGATTCTTGAGGACACGAGCTTGTGTACGGAGTTGCTACAAGTTCAAGGGAGATCTGGGAGCAGTTTAGTATTTGCTTAATGTCACAGAAACTCAAGTGGTGGATCGAGCTGGGCTAAAATACCCGACCCAGCCAACACAAGAGCAACCACCCGCGCCAGCAAACCTATCCGTGGATGCGAAAGACCACCCAGATTCCACCACCCCCGTCGCATCCATCAGCAACCACCACCCTACTGTCGCAGCCATCAACAACCCCCTCCCAGCCAACACACCGCCGCGAAACTTCCGCGCCACCGGAGAATCGACAACCTTCCCAATGTGGCCACCGGAAAACGACCACCCTCCGCGAAGCCAAGTCGACCACCATCAGCATCTGATTTAAGTGATCCTCCGGATCACTGCCGGCGACCAGAGATCGGCCTCCGCcggcgaggagagagaaataaaaaaatatgagaTCCGACGGATCTACCCAGAATTACTGGGTTTCGAGTAGGTTGAAGcttgaagaacaggggagaggagagagaaatagaagaatatgagatttttttttttttgagtttctgCCAAAGGGAAGGTAAGTAAATGGGGGTCATAACACaattaagggcaaaatagtaaaactccactaacggtagactaacgccgttaactgttaggtgcatctcatgaacagtacggataaataggggtatattatgtgaatcgaaacacgcgagggtatttggtgcgtttttgtaaagctcgggggtatttcatgaaaaaaccgataaATAAATGTGGTAGGGAATGGGAATTTGTTATTCACATTTAGTTGGAAATCTTTTGTGTTTGTTTAATATTAGTTTATTTTTTGTGTTAACATCCGGTTGTTtataccaagttcagccccaatcatgTTTGTTTAAGGTTAGTGGGTTTGGGAATCTATATTTTATAAGGGTTGGATCTTTTGGGGTTATTATTGTAAATAGTATTTTGATGTGCCCTACATAATCGACTAAAATACATTTATTATTtacaaataatattaatattaattaaaaaataaaaaaggcatTAAAGGAAATTACtcccaaaaaaatattaattgtgtaataaaacaaaaagaaataaaataattagtcAATCATATTTAAACACAACAGACAAAaagtataaaataaaaaaaggaaagtCACAATCAAAATCTCGATCACAACCTAATAAACGGAGTACTTTTATTAATCACATAATTTATCTTTTCCTTTCAAATAGTTTATTATGCCACATTTTCATATTGTCACAACtaaatatttcatttaaaattt
This Spinacia oleracea cultivar Varoflay chromosome 6, BTI_SOV_V1, whole genome shotgun sequence DNA region includes the following protein-coding sequences:
- the LOC110785332 gene encoding uncharacterized protein — encoded protein: MPPKRRSTARKLVPPPTKPSSVTEPAGEAPLGSVVLGSSSESLIAGNPELKREKTPPLSQAQQPETAVKPQDVVVSASEEPVNGKDKVVSDNNQSNSNDGVGNEKAKKVVKKKVKVVKKVIKRVPKKVVKPEIDSKSDQLDQVDGNVHSISNLDSTVSGGVEEENLKPASAQLKAENHDSMSGGVTSSISAGVVDDKELKPASASISDLLKAEIHDLILNRNSTVSAGVEDEESKSASNNVQLKAENHDLVCKEGEEESKVEVDKKDDVEQVQAENAEMKERELMEVDNVPNNVGGGEERGGECGKEGEGLGVGEGGKEEGMEGEEAADGRGQEAGEGKLFRGELEAMERRKRRKKEIFIGRLDKDIKEEDIKKVFAEVGKIVDLRLILNSKTGKKFAFLRYESAEEAKRALEKFAKVEICGKECGATPVEGNDTIFLGNIDKKWKHEDIVRLLNKIGIGKIDNVTVMTDPNNSKCNRGFAFVEFVTINDAQLAYTKLQERDAFGTGQKVNVAWAEPLKELDEEEMLKVQTVFAEFLPSSWDEGKLRDTFKKFGEIDDIVLSRNLQTSKRKDFAFISFKTREAAVKCIESFSHAISDEDGTKVNVKVSLAKPKPKRKNVPAAKPFAMNGPQAKPKASHSKVRPSEPRNWTQPSVPRYGMQIPEKSSTSWTQPSVPRYGIRIPEKSSTNVELVHLLREQASWRSQHASLSNSPMDIRYSNPLSGRKRQFSVLETDPLYGDSNRYPDYPQYRLDAPYSVASSSHNITPPSGLSNPIAYQQQHSAYPSGSLYGARNYASNAEIRDKAHESSFPYRRY